A single region of the Streptomyces sp. NBC_01262 genome encodes:
- a CDS encoding eCIS core domain-containing protein, with the protein MSGSTRSQAPERQPKPKARRQQRKTRTPEPKQIISGAGHPLDPAVRRDLETRLGHDFSQVRVHTDRDSAALTDLVGADAVTVGQDVFFAEGAFRPGTEDGRRLLAHELLHTVQAPNPLGALRAGRDFGGVSLPQDPIEREAEQGARSGPGPQPGVTPEATPGWLRYAKVNADQYRTERLDPATLVDRLTAGILRSLRGDPTDAAGRVRQQLDRFAPELQDSVLGRLELRLPSSDYERVLELVDDAEHGPAAANAAVTPEPVTDAAERTGTDRDREQQAERGDHEQEQQHGEDKKQEQEQKKDKEPEDGSKQPDDSEKKQQQKPEDEQPAQQGAEPQLQPQPQPQAQPRADGEAATAAAQPQPAETLSVAAAVGAPERESRQAEQQPVAGAKPQEPGDRQAPQPAQVKPDEVDRIVQAKDSPLVQHGLLDDGDKDDPREEEQPLGLEAGAGSAVEAVADDDKEPQSAPAEPELKPEDFLPSTDLDVSNVPTAEGITLSPSGAPPAAAEAPSFPEPPATKAEQTEAERENEPEDEEAPAAPAAEAEDRTAKDLQPEQPVEAEVGPDPETAPETAPTTAVERDEHQEDEPREAEQQPQPATSAAGAGPVGAGTEPAAPVATPTTAPIAAPGPAAEQADTPGMSQTAPAPDASLEAGGGACAGPQQPTTEADKPEGGAGGCGGGGGGQAKQEEKPAPPDVSGQDPQSALATAAALPPDQMQSTLDGVDGSVDRTVGEQHAELQAAPPTEERPAGAPRTQHGTPEAAAPAEAVTGQLERVGPEGAEGDQTKAEDKKVEGRNPAEQVRTPNVADDASNQVTAQDVENMQGAVNEVPSTDPALNVTVGATPAVELTGESDPKRTDEQSGKLQDKSARILGVGRDDSAKPMGEDRIYPDVPKETLKGTVPGGESAGGGRPTASAAGPKPGVAAVAQQERGTQIQGSVGQTQGRMGTEQAEHKRSEAEQRQQNQTDVDQATADNAEAQAGERGSAAAAVKGERAQWRKEQDDRISESDTEAGKEHTDKNEQILKKRTDTDKDVKDRQSKDNEEIQNKRKEAEDKARKEKDRKKEESSGWWGWVKSKVKAAFDALVSVVTGIFDFFRGLVNGIINKFREFANWAIDQARKLAVDLINKLADALIRICDVLLAAFPELRDRFRKKIEEWRDKAIAKVNEWADKLKAAVNKLLDALAAGLNALLNALEAGLKAAINAVRDAVVAAIDFAQKAIAAFAQFAALVGDIAADPGAWLSNLGASASQGIQNHLWGAIKTAVRTWFNEKVESVVGLTSTLVNILVKGCISLKQIGRMAWQAIVAALPGMIISIVIEKLVSLIVPAAGAIMTIIQGLMAAWNTISKIIAAFGKFFTFLKAVKAGPAVAACLFADAVAAGVVALLDFITNFLLTRLKSAGKSVGTKLKSIAQRIMKGLAKAGKGARKAVGGAVNRARTGLRNAAAALRSPRSRQPALAGHPSPRTRPGPTRRPGDHRPAGRGPRREHEPPKRRDAEKPKPSRPRPPVSRTGQALKRAKGAVKGALKKVGNAARALGRKLKNSKLGRALTNSARKMRDAFKRQRDRLRDKYRQRQQRRKQQRDDRRKRENSPESKEARLTKIVARVRPKVESLLKRGVTGVAMRAALFAMRVWYRLTSLLANGSPRFQVAATLNPRQVAGVGFELTGEDLRQLVHEVSRELLSRPDVADAAERMRLTKARNGEQPLEMTGAQDLPGAVRYLRERGGNLEVSMPNGSRKVVGPHAPAFRERETYLSSRDRAPVAEENRSGATNAITQVVGTYPEIATELSKTGMSDQRIASVIRAFIQTGHLPGSLSDKQQDLIRHTQWLMFVRESVRNPANLGFAAMTTDLVQRKNLTWNQAFTAYEGTGVPGERGLFPMSMLGAASSARGLEAVESGKRKERPGRAKDKRDELKRREIEIAERWVGAITDSQGIVGPTEAAAIQKGRKIIGDYLLAFYRLG; encoded by the coding sequence ATGAGCGGCAGCACGCGTTCCCAGGCCCCCGAGCGGCAGCCGAAGCCGAAGGCCCGCCGCCAGCAGCGCAAAACCCGTACGCCCGAGCCCAAACAGATCATCAGCGGCGCCGGCCACCCCCTGGACCCCGCAGTCCGCCGCGACCTCGAAACCCGCCTCGGCCACGACTTCAGCCAGGTCCGGGTCCACACCGACCGCGACTCCGCCGCCCTCACCGACCTCGTCGGCGCCGACGCCGTCACCGTCGGACAGGACGTGTTCTTCGCCGAGGGCGCCTTCCGCCCCGGTACGGAGGACGGCCGCCGCCTCCTCGCCCACGAACTGCTCCACACGGTCCAGGCCCCGAACCCCCTCGGCGCGCTCCGCGCCGGACGCGACTTCGGCGGCGTCAGCCTCCCGCAGGACCCGATCGAGCGTGAGGCCGAGCAGGGAGCGCGCTCCGGCCCCGGGCCCCAGCCCGGCGTCACCCCCGAGGCGACCCCCGGCTGGCTGCGCTACGCGAAGGTCAACGCCGACCAGTACCGCACCGAGCGTCTGGACCCGGCCACCCTCGTCGACCGCCTCACCGCGGGCATCCTGCGCTCCCTGCGCGGCGACCCGACGGATGCCGCCGGCCGGGTACGGCAGCAACTGGACCGGTTCGCCCCGGAGTTGCAGGACTCCGTCCTGGGGCGGCTGGAGCTGCGGCTGCCGTCCTCGGACTACGAACGCGTACTGGAACTGGTCGACGACGCCGAGCACGGTCCGGCGGCCGCGAATGCCGCCGTGACGCCCGAGCCGGTGACCGACGCCGCCGAGCGGACCGGGACCGACCGGGACCGCGAGCAGCAGGCGGAGCGGGGCGATCACGAGCAGGAGCAGCAGCACGGCGAGGACAAGAAGCAGGAGCAGGAGCAGAAGAAGGACAAGGAGCCCGAGGACGGGTCGAAGCAGCCGGACGACTCGGAGAAGAAGCAGCAGCAGAAGCCGGAGGACGAGCAGCCCGCGCAACAGGGCGCTGAGCCGCAACTCCAGCCCCAGCCCCAGCCCCAGGCCCAGCCGCGTGCCGACGGCGAGGCAGCGACGGCGGCGGCGCAGCCCCAGCCCGCCGAGACACTCTCCGTCGCGGCGGCCGTCGGCGCGCCCGAGCGCGAGAGCAGGCAGGCGGAGCAGCAGCCCGTGGCGGGCGCCAAGCCGCAGGAGCCCGGCGACCGGCAGGCGCCGCAGCCCGCGCAGGTGAAGCCGGACGAGGTCGACCGGATCGTCCAGGCCAAGGACAGCCCGCTGGTCCAGCACGGGCTGCTGGACGACGGTGACAAGGACGACCCCCGCGAGGAGGAGCAGCCTCTCGGCCTGGAAGCAGGCGCGGGCAGTGCTGTGGAGGCGGTGGCCGACGACGACAAGGAGCCGCAGTCCGCCCCCGCCGAGCCCGAGTTGAAGCCGGAGGACTTCCTCCCTTCCACCGACCTCGATGTGTCCAACGTCCCCACCGCCGAGGGGATCACCCTTTCGCCCTCCGGCGCGCCCCCGGCCGCCGCAGAGGCGCCGAGCTTCCCCGAACCGCCGGCCACCAAGGCGGAGCAGACCGAGGCGGAGCGCGAGAACGAACCCGAGGACGAGGAAGCGCCCGCAGCGCCCGCCGCCGAGGCGGAGGATCGCACGGCCAAGGACCTTCAGCCGGAGCAGCCGGTCGAGGCCGAGGTCGGCCCCGACCCTGAGACCGCTCCCGAGACCGCCCCCACGACCGCTGTTGAGCGCGACGAGCACCAGGAGGACGAGCCCCGGGAAGCGGAGCAGCAGCCCCAGCCCGCGACTTCGGCCGCCGGGGCGGGACCTGTCGGCGCCGGCACCGAGCCCGCCGCCCCGGTCGCCACCCCCACCACCGCCCCGATCGCCGCACCGGGCCCGGCCGCCGAACAGGCCGATACCCCGGGCATGTCGCAGACCGCGCCCGCGCCCGACGCGTCGCTCGAAGCGGGCGGCGGCGCCTGCGCGGGCCCCCAGCAGCCCACCACCGAGGCGGACAAGCCGGAAGGCGGCGCGGGCGGCTGCGGCGGCGGAGGCGGCGGGCAGGCCAAGCAGGAGGAGAAGCCGGCGCCGCCGGACGTGTCCGGCCAGGACCCGCAGAGCGCGCTCGCCACGGCCGCCGCCCTGCCTCCGGACCAGATGCAGAGCACGCTGGACGGCGTCGACGGTTCCGTGGACCGTACGGTCGGCGAGCAGCACGCCGAACTCCAGGCCGCGCCGCCGACCGAGGAGCGCCCCGCGGGCGCCCCGAGGACGCAGCACGGCACGCCGGAGGCGGCGGCCCCCGCCGAAGCGGTGACAGGGCAGTTGGAGCGGGTCGGCCCCGAGGGCGCTGAGGGCGACCAGACGAAGGCCGAGGACAAGAAGGTCGAGGGCCGCAACCCCGCCGAGCAGGTCCGTACGCCCAATGTCGCCGACGACGCCTCGAACCAGGTCACCGCCCAGGACGTCGAGAACATGCAGGGCGCGGTCAACGAGGTGCCCTCCACCGACCCGGCGCTGAATGTGACCGTCGGCGCGACACCCGCCGTCGAGCTGACCGGCGAGAGCGACCCGAAGCGTACCGACGAGCAGTCGGGCAAGCTCCAGGACAAGTCGGCCAGGATCCTCGGCGTCGGCCGGGACGACTCGGCCAAGCCCATGGGCGAGGACCGGATCTACCCCGACGTCCCGAAGGAAACCCTCAAGGGCACCGTCCCCGGCGGCGAGAGCGCCGGCGGCGGCCGCCCCACGGCGAGCGCGGCCGGGCCCAAGCCGGGCGTGGCCGCCGTGGCCCAGCAGGAGCGCGGGACCCAGATCCAGGGGTCGGTCGGCCAGACCCAGGGCCGCATGGGCACCGAACAGGCCGAGCACAAGCGGTCCGAGGCCGAGCAGCGCCAGCAGAACCAGACCGATGTCGACCAGGCCACCGCCGACAACGCCGAAGCCCAGGCAGGCGAACGCGGCTCCGCGGCCGCGGCCGTCAAGGGCGAGCGCGCGCAGTGGCGGAAGGAGCAGGACGACAGGATCTCCGAGTCGGACACCGAGGCCGGCAAGGAGCACACCGACAAGAACGAGCAGATCCTCAAGAAGCGCACCGACACCGACAAGGATGTCAAGGACCGCCAGTCCAAGGACAACGAGGAGATCCAGAACAAGCGTAAGGAGGCCGAGGACAAGGCGCGGAAGGAGAAGGACCGCAAGAAGGAGGAGTCCTCCGGCTGGTGGGGCTGGGTCAAGTCGAAGGTGAAGGCGGCCTTCGATGCCCTGGTCTCCGTCGTCACCGGCATCTTCGACTTCTTCCGGGGCCTGGTCAACGGCATCATCAACAAGTTCAGGGAGTTCGCGAACTGGGCCATCGACCAGGCCCGCAAGCTCGCCGTCGACCTGATCAACAAGCTCGCCGACGCCCTCATCAGGATCTGCGACGTCCTGCTCGCCGCCTTCCCCGAACTCCGCGACAGGTTCCGCAAGAAGATCGAGGAGTGGCGCGACAAGGCCATCGCCAAGGTCAACGAATGGGCCGACAAGCTCAAGGCCGCCGTCAACAAGCTCCTCGACGCCCTCGCCGCCGGGCTCAACGCGCTGCTCAACGCCCTGGAAGCGGGCCTCAAGGCGGCGATCAACGCCGTACGCGACGCCGTGGTCGCCGCCATCGACTTCGCCCAGAAGGCGATCGCCGCGTTCGCCCAGTTCGCGGCCCTGGTCGGTGACATCGCGGCCGACCCGGGGGCCTGGCTGTCCAACCTCGGCGCCTCTGCCAGCCAGGGCATCCAGAACCACCTCTGGGGCGCCATCAAGACCGCGGTGCGGACCTGGTTCAACGAGAAGGTCGAATCGGTCGTCGGCCTGACCTCGACGCTGGTCAACATCCTGGTCAAGGGCTGCATCTCGCTGAAGCAGATCGGCCGGATGGCCTGGCAGGCGATCGTCGCCGCGCTGCCGGGGATGATCATCTCGATCGTCATCGAGAAGCTCGTCTCACTCATCGTGCCCGCCGCCGGCGCCATCATGACGATCATCCAGGGGCTGATGGCGGCCTGGAACACCATCAGCAAGATCATCGCGGCCTTCGGGAAGTTCTTCACCTTCCTCAAGGCCGTCAAGGCCGGCCCGGCCGTCGCCGCCTGCCTCTTCGCCGACGCGGTCGCCGCCGGTGTCGTCGCCCTCCTCGACTTCATCACCAACTTCCTTCTCACCCGCCTCAAGTCGGCCGGCAAGAGCGTCGGCACCAAGCTCAAGTCCATCGCCCAGCGCATCATGAAGGGCCTCGCCAAGGCCGGCAAAGGCGCCCGCAAAGCCGTGGGCGGCGCCGTCAACCGCGCCCGCACCGGCCTGCGCAACGCAGCCGCCGCCCTCCGCAGCCCCCGCAGCCGCCAACCGGCCCTGGCGGGCCACCCCTCCCCGCGCACGCGGCCGGGCCCGACCCGCCGCCCGGGCGACCACCGCCCCGCCGGGCGCGGACCCAGGCGTGAGCACGAGCCCCCCAAACGTCGCGACGCGGAGAAGCCCAAGCCCAGCCGCCCCCGCCCCCCGGTCTCCCGCACCGGCCAGGCCCTCAAGCGTGCCAAGGGCGCGGTCAAGGGCGCTCTGAAGAAGGTCGGCAACGCCGCCCGCGCCCTCGGCCGCAAGCTCAAGAACAGCAAACTCGGCCGCGCCCTCACCAACAGTGCCCGCAAGATGCGCGATGCCTTCAAGCGGCAGCGTGACCGGCTGCGGGACAAGTACAGGCAGCGCCAACAGCGGCGTAAGCAGCAGCGCGACGACCGCCGCAAGCGTGAGAACTCCCCGGAGTCCAAGGAAGCCCGGCTCACTAAGATCGTCGCTCGCGTCCGCCCCAAGGTGGAGAGCTTGCTGAAGCGCGGGGTGACCGGAGTCGCCATGCGCGCGGCGCTGTTCGCCATGCGCGTCTGGTACCGCCTGACGAGCCTTCTCGCCAATGGCTCACCGCGTTTCCAGGTCGCTGCCACGCTCAATCCGCGGCAGGTGGCGGGCGTCGGCTTCGAGCTGACCGGTGAGGATCTTCGTCAACTTGTGCACGAGGTTTCCAGAGAGCTCCTGTCCCGCCCCGATGTGGCCGATGCGGCCGAGCGCATGCGGCTCACCAAGGCACGCAACGGTGAGCAGCCGCTGGAGATGACGGGAGCTCAGGATCTGCCTGGCGCGGTGCGCTATCTGCGCGAACGCGGTGGCAACCTGGAAGTGTCAATGCCCAACGGAAGCCGCAAGGTCGTAGGACCCCATGCGCCTGCCTTCCGCGAGCGCGAGACCTATCTGTCGAGCCGCGACAGGGCTCCGGTCGCGGAGGAGAACAGAAGTGGAGCCACCAACGCGATCACGCAGGTTGTGGGAACCTATCCGGAAATCGCCACCGAGCTTTCCAAGACCGGGATGTCGGACCAGAGAATTGCCAGTGTCATTCGTGCCTTTATCCAGACGGGGCATCTCCCGGGCTCCCTGAGCGACAAGCAGCAGGATTTGATCCGGCACACGCAGTGGCTCATGTTCGTTCGGGAGTCCGTACGCAATCCGGCCAATCTGGGTTTCGCCGCGATGACGACCGATCTTGTGCAGCGCAAGAACCTCACCTGGAATCAGGCATTTACTGCGTACGAGGGTACGGGAGTGCCTGGAGAGCGCGGACTTTTCCCGATGTCCATGCTGGGCGCCGCGAGCTCCGCTCGTGGCCTGGAGGCGGTGGAGAGCGGGAAGCGAAAGGAGCGGCCGGGGCGGGCGAAGGACAAGCGTGACGAACTGAAGCGCAGGGAGATCGAGATTGCTGAGCGATGGGTCGGTGCGATTACCGACAGCCAGGGAATCGTGGGCCCCACGGAGGCTGCGGCCATACAGAAGGGTCGTAAGATCATCGGTGACTATCTGCTCGCGTTCTACAGGCTCGGCTGA
- a CDS encoding HEAT repeat domain-containing protein: protein MSDPFKRLVLEQHVTKDDIELGAWNLDWIIWETDEEVSGAYVDVWLTQDQKTRIHVVDDRPVGLLYFTVRGDNVDLVEERIQENFDLWPFREAISALRDAPGRDEKLIAAYATALTAPVEQSEAVEDAFRELAQDTDPGIRQAVVIATGYAPLSGLVRLVEELRDHDPVEHVRENARILLDGLRADGSE, encoded by the coding sequence GTGTCGGATCCGTTCAAGCGGTTGGTTCTTGAGCAGCACGTCACCAAGGATGACATCGAACTTGGCGCATGGAATCTCGACTGGATCATCTGGGAAACGGATGAGGAGGTTTCCGGTGCCTATGTGGATGTCTGGTTGACGCAGGACCAGAAAACCAGGATTCATGTTGTCGACGACCGGCCCGTTGGGCTTCTCTACTTCACGGTGCGCGGTGACAATGTCGACCTTGTTGAGGAGCGGATTCAAGAGAATTTCGACCTCTGGCCATTCCGGGAAGCCATTTCAGCCCTGCGCGATGCGCCCGGCCGGGACGAGAAACTGATCGCCGCCTACGCCACCGCTCTCACTGCTCCGGTTGAGCAGTCGGAAGCTGTGGAGGACGCGTTCCGAGAACTGGCGCAAGACACCGATCCTGGAATCCGCCAAGCCGTGGTGATTGCGACGGGATATGCACCTCTGTCCGGACTCGTCCGGCTGGTAGAGGAACTCAGAGATCATGACCCGGTGGAACATGTGAGGGAAAATGCGCGAATTCTGTTGGACGGGCTCCGCGCCGATGGATCGGAATAG